In one window of Chiloscyllium plagiosum isolate BGI_BamShark_2017 chromosome 44, ASM401019v2, whole genome shotgun sequence DNA:
- the LOC122543552 gene encoding sulfhydryl oxidase 1-like isoform X2, translated as MSSCSARWLLLGDGEAPPAPPIHPCRCHAGAKAVGRRSRSSGEAAGGRPLGKWRRAARGRHPSLGTAAFLAQLLCHGHTGRLYSRQEPVSILEADGVKGLLGNSSAAWVVEFYWSWGGPCVNYGATWKVLGPGGESKSYIITLW; from the coding sequence ATGAGCAGTTGTAGCGCGAGGTGGCTGTTGCTTGGTGACGGTGAGGCTCCCCCGGCCCCGCCCATCCACCCGTGCAGATGTCACGCGGGGGCGAAGGCGGTTGGGAGGAGAAGTCGCTCGAGCGGGGAAGCGGCGGGAGGGCGGCCGTTAGGAAAATGGCGCCGTGCGGCCCGGGGCAGACACCCGTCACTGGGCACCGCCGCCTTCCTGGCGCAGCTGCTGTGTCACGGCCACACCGGCCGGCTGTACAGCAGGCAGGAGCCGGTGAGCATTCTGGAGGCGGATGGGGTTAAGGGCCTGCTTGGGAACTCGTCGGCCGCCTGGGTGGTGGAGTTCTACTGGTCGTGGGGCGGCCCCTGTGTCAACTATGGGGCCACCTGGAAGGTACTGGGCCCGGGAGGTGAAAG
- the LOC122543552 gene encoding sulfhydryl oxidase 1-like isoform X4, whose amino-acid sequence MSSCSARWLLLGDGEAPPAPPIHPCRCHAGAKAVGRRSRSSGEAAGGRPLGKWRRAARGRHPSLGTAAFLAQLLCHGHTGRLYSRQEPVSILEADGVKGLLGNSSAAWVVEFYWSWGGPCVNYGATWKVLGPGGER is encoded by the coding sequence ATGAGCAGTTGTAGCGCGAGGTGGCTGTTGCTTGGTGACGGTGAGGCTCCCCCGGCCCCGCCCATCCACCCGTGCAGATGTCACGCGGGGGCGAAGGCGGTTGGGAGGAGAAGTCGCTCGAGCGGGGAAGCGGCGGGAGGGCGGCCGTTAGGAAAATGGCGCCGTGCGGCCCGGGGCAGACACCCGTCACTGGGCACCGCCGCCTTCCTGGCGCAGCTGCTGTGTCACGGCCACACCGGCCGGCTGTACAGCAGGCAGGAGCCGGTGAGCATTCTGGAGGCGGATGGGGTTAAGGGCCTGCTTGGGAACTCGTCGGCCGCCTGGGTGGTGGAGTTCTACTGGTCGTGGGGCGGCCCCTGTGTCAACTATGGGGCCACCTGGAAGGTACTGGGCCCGGGAGGTGAAAG
- the LOC122543552 gene encoding sulfhydryl oxidase 1-like isoform X3, with translation MSSCSARWLLLGDGEAPPAPPIHPCRCHAGAKAVGRRSRSSGEAAGGRPLGKWRRAARGRHPSLGTAAFLAQLLCHGHTGRLYSRQEPVSILEADGVKGLLGNSSAAWVVEFYWSWGGPCVNYGATWKVLGPGGERYLDT, from the coding sequence ATGAGCAGTTGTAGCGCGAGGTGGCTGTTGCTTGGTGACGGTGAGGCTCCCCCGGCCCCGCCCATCCACCCGTGCAGATGTCACGCGGGGGCGAAGGCGGTTGGGAGGAGAAGTCGCTCGAGCGGGGAAGCGGCGGGAGGGCGGCCGTTAGGAAAATGGCGCCGTGCGGCCCGGGGCAGACACCCGTCACTGGGCACCGCCGCCTTCCTGGCGCAGCTGCTGTGTCACGGCCACACCGGCCGGCTGTACAGCAGGCAGGAGCCGGTGAGCATTCTGGAGGCGGATGGGGTTAAGGGCCTGCTTGGGAACTCGTCGGCCGCCTGGGTGGTGGAGTTCTACTGGTCGTGGGGCGGCCCCTGTGTCAACTATGGGGCCACCTGGAAGGTACTGGGCCCGGGAGGTGAAAG